TACCAATTTGGTCAATAGTATCCATGCTTTTTACATGACCTTATTTTAGATAGAATGACAGTATAGAATAGAACGGAAGGAAATCATGCCTACAAATAGGAATAATGATATGATGGTTTATTGCTCATTTTGTGGCAAAAGCCAAGAAGAAGTACAAAAAATAATCGCAGGCAACAACGCCTTTATCTGTAATGAATGTGTGGAGTTGGCTCAGGAAATCATTCGAGAGGAGTTGGCGGAAGAAGTCTTGGCAGACTTGTCTGAAGTTCCAAAACCAATCGAACTCCTCCATATCTTGAACCACTATG
The DNA window shown above is from Streptococcus mitis and carries:
- a CDS encoding ClpX C4-type zinc finger protein, with protein sequence MPTNRNNDMMVYCSFCGKSQEEVQKIIAGNNAFICNECVELAQEIIREELAEEVLADLSEVPKPIELLHILNHYVIGQDRAKRALAVAVYNHYKRINFHDTREESEDVDLQKSNILMIGPTGSGKTFLAQTLAKSLNV